In one window of Methanosarcina vacuolata Z-761 DNA:
- a CDS encoding acetolactate synthase large subunit, with amino-acid sequence MTTGSTEKVNGARALIKCLEKEGVDTIFGYPGGQIIPFYNEIYDSNLRHILVRHEQAAVHAADGYARATGKTGVCVSTSGPGATNLVTGIATAYMDSVPIVALTGQVPTFLIGNDAFQEADIKGITQPITKHNYLVQDVNELPRIVKEAFHIASTGRPGPVLIDLPKDVQNAEIDFYYPDKVELRGYKPTYKGNTQQIKRAAEEIANSCMPIIYAGGGVISSNASAELVELAETINAPVTTTLLGIGAIPTEHPLHVGMLGMHGTKYANYAIQESDLIIAVGARFDDRVTGKLESFAPNARVIHIDVDPAEISKNVKVQIPIVGDAKQVLKSLNKYIKRCNSEAWIEKIKQWKKEYPLTYNQMSPDVIMPQFVIEQISEACKDAIIVTEVGQHQMWAAQFFKYKKPRTFITSGGLGTMGYGFPAAIGAKVGKPDKTVINIAGDGSFQMNSQELATVVQNDIPVVSVILNNGYLGMVRQWQELFYDKRYSHTFIKGSVDFVKLAEAYGALGLRAERPSEVRPAIEEAVNSGRPAVVDVIVECEANVYPMVPAGAAINEILDVEEHADTPCAMPNLRKAKTDRVLDLEEQ; translated from the coding sequence ATGACAACCGGGTCAACAGAAAAAGTTAATGGCGCAAGGGCTCTGATCAAGTGCCTGGAAAAAGAAGGTGTTGACACCATCTTCGGATATCCAGGAGGGCAGATCATTCCCTTCTATAACGAAATTTATGATTCGAATCTGCGCCATATACTTGTGCGTCACGAACAGGCAGCAGTTCATGCTGCGGACGGGTACGCCCGTGCGACTGGAAAGACCGGGGTCTGTGTATCCACTTCAGGTCCCGGAGCAACCAACCTGGTAACAGGGATTGCTACTGCATATATGGACTCAGTACCTATTGTAGCCTTAACCGGCCAGGTTCCAACGTTCCTGATAGGTAACGATGCTTTCCAGGAAGCCGACATTAAGGGAATTACCCAGCCCATTACCAAGCACAACTACTTAGTACAGGATGTAAACGAACTCCCGAGAATCGTAAAAGAAGCCTTCCATATTGCTTCTACCGGAAGGCCTGGCCCGGTATTAATTGACCTTCCAAAAGATGTACAGAACGCGGAGATCGACTTTTACTATCCTGACAAAGTAGAGCTTAGAGGATATAAGCCAACTTACAAAGGCAACACCCAGCAGATCAAACGAGCCGCCGAGGAAATTGCAAATTCCTGCATGCCTATTATATACGCAGGTGGCGGTGTGATAAGTTCTAATGCTAGCGCCGAGCTTGTAGAGCTGGCTGAGACAATTAACGCTCCGGTTACGACTACTCTTTTGGGAATCGGTGCAATTCCTACCGAACACCCTCTGCATGTTGGGATGCTTGGAATGCACGGGACCAAATATGCGAATTATGCAATTCAGGAATCCGATCTCATTATTGCCGTGGGCGCAAGGTTCGATGACCGCGTGACCGGAAAACTTGAATCCTTTGCACCCAACGCAAGGGTTATCCACATCGATGTCGACCCTGCAGAGATCTCAAAGAACGTAAAGGTCCAGATCCCAATCGTCGGAGACGCAAAACAGGTACTCAAGTCCCTTAATAAATATATCAAGCGCTGCAACTCCGAAGCATGGATTGAAAAGATAAAACAGTGGAAGAAGGAATATCCACTTACCTATAACCAGATGTCACCTGATGTTATAATGCCCCAGTTTGTCATCGAGCAAATCTCTGAGGCTTGCAAGGATGCAATTATAGTTACTGAGGTCGGACAGCACCAGATGTGGGCTGCTCAGTTCTTCAAGTATAAAAAACCCCGAACCTTCATTACATCAGGCGGTCTTGGCACGATGGGCTACGGTTTCCCTGCAGCCATAGGAGCAAAGGTTGGCAAGCCGGATAAAACAGTTATTAACATTGCAGGCGATGGCTCTTTCCAGATGAACTCTCAGGAGCTTGCAACTGTAGTCCAGAACGACATTCCTGTTGTTTCCGTGATCCTCAATAATGGTTATCTGGGCATGGTCAGGCAGTGGCAGGAGCTGTTCTATGACAAACGGTATTCTCACACATTTATTAAGGGCAGTGTCGATTTCGTCAAACTTGCCGAGGCCTATGGGGCTCTTGGACTGCGTGCGGAAAGGCCGTCCGAAGTAAGACCTGCAATCGAAGAAGCTGTTAACTCAGGTAGGCCTGCTGTTGTTGATGTGATTGTTGAGTGCGAGGCAAACGTTTATCCTATGGTGCCGGCAGGGGCTGCAATTAATGAAATCCTTGATGTGGAAGAACATGCAGACACTCCCTGCGCCATGCCAAATTTGCGTAAGGCAAAAACTGATAGAGTTCTCGACCTGGAGGAGCAGTAA
- a CDS encoding IS1634 family transposase — protein sequence MKKTDQKAKTKKLSPSAKGTKNFKKISHLLNAKTFSQKTETPFVLIVCREFLDILGFDEIINDNVRWDKDQWSVSPATLARSIILTPFLRNDKRCPLYRIEEALEGLDLKLLFGGNYLRTDFNDDHLAKLLDRIAEAGSTGLFSRIAANSYVNFKIPVSHILHADTTSHVFYGECKVCEQEGYEGLNVTHGHSKDKHPEMKQIMTGMLVDEYGIPVYEQTLDGNTADSTWFKSAIQYLQGLFGDSCGGYTFIADSKLVNKKNIEIIYGDKDPIRFISHCPSNFNSKIAEKAIKKAYLLNDWEYLGICCEDEKSKRAARYDAQGFVKTIYKNKLRLVVIKGDDAESKVKKSIEKEKQAIVDDVKKSFKEPFSCEPDAEKEIGAFLKKHKNSLLDIKLSVEKIVTEKRSRGRPSKDQKPPTIIEKFVVKLDKLTENEKRVEEYKQDKESFVLITNIPADEKNNKQILQDYKKQRVIEANFEELKKPTMVSTIFLEKPERIDALMMLLHVSLLIRVLMRVITRMNLKNENEPSLIDFAGRPLVNPTADKLLRLFSLHSVVTVGDEHIIYSKSGKADHLCKLLELLGLHSETG from the coding sequence ATGAAAAAAACGGATCAAAAAGCAAAAACCAAAAAGCTTTCTCCTTCTGCAAAAGGTACTAAGAATTTTAAAAAAATATCCCACCTTTTAAATGCCAAAACTTTCTCCCAAAAAACGGAAACACCTTTCGTTTTAATCGTTTGCCGCGAGTTTCTTGACATACTCGGCTTTGACGAGATCATCAATGATAATGTTAGATGGGATAAAGATCAGTGGTCAGTTTCTCCTGCAACACTTGCAAGAAGTATCATTTTAACTCCCTTTTTAAGAAATGATAAAAGATGTCCTCTTTACCGCATTGAAGAAGCACTTGAAGGTCTTGACTTGAAGCTTCTTTTTGGTGGGAATTATCTACGTACTGATTTCAATGATGATCATCTTGCGAAATTACTGGATCGGATTGCTGAGGCAGGTAGTACTGGATTATTTAGCAGAATAGCAGCCAATTCTTATGTGAATTTCAAAATCCCTGTTAGCCATATACTTCATGCAGACACAACATCCCATGTATTTTACGGAGAATGTAAGGTCTGTGAACAGGAAGGTTATGAAGGGTTGAATGTAACTCATGGACACAGTAAAGACAAGCACCCTGAAATGAAGCAAATTATGACTGGAATGCTTGTAGATGAATATGGGATTCCAGTATATGAACAAACACTGGATGGAAATACTGCAGATAGTACCTGGTTTAAGAGTGCAATACAATATTTGCAGGGACTTTTTGGTGATAGTTGTGGTGGCTATACATTTATAGCAGATTCAAAACTGGTTAACAAAAAGAATATAGAGATTATATACGGAGATAAAGATCCAATAAGATTTATATCTCACTGTCCTTCCAATTTTAACTCTAAAATTGCTGAAAAAGCGATAAAAAAAGCTTATTTGCTGAATGATTGGGAATATCTTGGAATTTGTTGTGAAGATGAAAAATCAAAACGAGCTGCAAGATATGATGCTCAAGGTTTTGTGAAAACTATCTATAAAAATAAGCTTCGATTGGTTGTGATCAAGGGTGATGATGCGGAAAGCAAAGTAAAAAAGAGTATTGAAAAAGAGAAACAAGCGATTGTGGATGACGTAAAGAAGTCGTTTAAGGAACCATTTTCCTGTGAACCAGACGCAGAAAAAGAAATTGGTGCGTTCCTTAAGAAGCATAAAAACTCATTGCTTGACATTAAACTCAGTGTTGAAAAAATAGTCACAGAAAAAAGGTCGAGAGGAAGACCTTCTAAAGATCAAAAGCCTCCTACTATTATTGAAAAATTTGTAGTCAAGCTGGATAAATTGACCGAAAATGAGAAGCGTGTGGAAGAGTACAAACAGGACAAAGAATCCTTTGTTTTAATTACCAACATTCCAGCAGATGAAAAAAACAATAAGCAGATACTTCAGGATTACAAAAAACAAAGAGTTATCGAAGCCAATTTTGAAGAATTGAAAAAACCTACTATGGTATCTACCATTTTCCTAGAAAAACCTGAGCGTATTGATGCGTTGATGATGTTGCTTCATGTTTCACTGCTCATAAGGGTATTGATGAGGGTTATCACCAGAATGAACCTTAAAAATGAAAATGAGCCATCACTAATTGATTTTGCTGGAAGACCTTTAGTGAATCCTACTGCGGATAAATTGTTAAGGTTATTTTCACTGCATAGTGTTGTCACTGTAGGGGATGAACATATTATTTATTCAAAGTCTGGGAAAGCAGATCATCTGTGCAAGTTGTTAGAGCTGTTGGGACTTCACTCAGAAACAGGATAA
- a CDS encoding (R)-citramalate synthase, with protein MLFENVRFLDTTLRDGEQTPGVALTKDKKLLIARALDEMGVSIIEAGSAITSKGERESIKAVANAGLKAEICSYCRIVKSDVDHALECDVDSIHLVAPVSDLHIRTKIKKDRDAVRQIAAEVTEYAKDHGLIVELSGEDASRADPEFLKAIYADGIAAGADRLCFCDTVGLLVPERTTKIFRDLTSSLKAPISIHCHNDFGFATANTVAALAAGAKQAHVTVNGLGERAGNASLEEVVTSLEWLYKYNTGIKHEMIYRTSRLVSRLTGIPVSPNKALVGGNAFTHEAGIHVHGLLADKATYEPMSPGYIGRQRQIVLGKHAGRSSITLALKEMGLVADEAQTEEIFNRVKQMGDQGKHVTDADLHTIAETVLDIYKEPLVKLEEFTIVSGNRVTPTASIKLNVKDKAIVQAGIGNGPVDAVINAIRRAVSSCAEDIILEEYHVDSITGGTDALVEVRVKLSKDGKEVTASGARTDIIMASVEAVMNGMNRLIRAE; from the coding sequence ATATTATTCGAAAATGTCCGCTTTCTGGATACTACTTTGAGAGACGGTGAACAAACACCTGGCGTTGCCCTTACAAAGGACAAGAAGCTTTTAATCGCCCGAGCGCTTGATGAGATGGGAGTCTCGATAATTGAGGCCGGTTCTGCCATCACTTCCAAGGGTGAAAGAGAGTCTATCAAGGCTGTTGCAAATGCAGGGCTTAAAGCTGAAATTTGCAGCTACTGCAGGATTGTAAAGTCCGATGTTGACCATGCTCTGGAATGCGATGTTGACTCTATCCATCTTGTAGCACCTGTTTCGGACCTTCATATAAGGACGAAAATCAAAAAGGACCGGGATGCAGTACGGCAGATCGCAGCTGAAGTAACGGAATATGCCAAGGACCACGGCCTGATTGTGGAATTGAGCGGGGAAGATGCCTCGCGTGCAGACCCTGAGTTTCTAAAGGCCATCTATGCCGACGGAATAGCTGCAGGCGCTGACAGGTTATGCTTCTGCGATACTGTAGGTCTTCTGGTACCTGAAAGGACAACCAAAATTTTCCGGGACCTGACTTCCTCGCTGAAAGCACCTATCAGCATTCACTGCCACAACGATTTCGGTTTTGCAACTGCGAACACGGTTGCTGCCCTGGCTGCAGGGGCAAAACAGGCCCACGTAACTGTTAACGGGTTAGGAGAAAGAGCTGGAAACGCATCCCTTGAAGAAGTAGTAACGAGCCTGGAATGGCTCTACAAGTACAATACAGGTATCAAGCATGAGATGATCTACCGGACTTCAAGGCTTGTAAGCCGGCTTACAGGAATTCCCGTATCACCAAATAAGGCTCTTGTAGGTGGAAACGCATTCACTCACGAAGCAGGTATTCATGTCCACGGTCTTCTTGCCGATAAGGCGACCTATGAGCCGATGAGTCCGGGATATATCGGAAGGCAGCGTCAGATCGTACTTGGAAAACATGCAGGACGCAGCTCGATTACTCTTGCCTTAAAGGAAATGGGGCTTGTAGCTGATGAGGCCCAGACCGAAGAAATTTTCAACCGGGTCAAGCAGATGGGTGACCAGGGAAAACACGTAACTGATGCTGACCTGCACACTATTGCAGAAACCGTACTTGATATTTATAAGGAACCACTGGTAAAACTGGAAGAGTTTACCATTGTGTCCGGAAACCGTGTGACTCCAACGGCATCGATAAAACTTAACGTAAAAGATAAAGCTATAGTACAGGCAGGAATCGGGAACGGGCCTGTAGATGCTGTAATCAACGCAATCCGGAGAGCTGTAAGTTCCTGTGCGGAAGATATTATCCTTGAAGAGTATCATGTAGACTCGATCACTGGTGGAACCGACGCCCTTGTTGAAGTAAGGGTGAAACTTTCCAAAGATGGAAAGGAAGTTACTGCAAGCGGAGCCAGGACGGACATAATTATGGCCTCCGTAGAAGCTGTAATGAACGGCATGAACCGCCTTATCCGGGCCGAGTGA
- a CDS encoding right-handed parallel beta-helix repeat-containing protein, producing MVGFLLLASVPTALCATSSSIVYVAGDGTGKYNCDGKDDHIQINQALKFVAGNSKYTTVHLKGPFTYVIDDTLLIGSNTILEGDSSAVIKLANNAGWVAMKPLIKQMSNSGNNNIVVRGFKVNGNRKGNSKVSLGGGYYNMMYFTNCNNIKVYNMYMYDGLGDGLRANSCKNIQFYNNKIDKLGHDGLFAIRSQYVQAWKNRITCRTNSGLRIWNSNGVRLYGNVIDSFYDWTAGGPGIQIEKGGTGTGTMDNISIYNNVIHNTYGPGIWIFNYDTTSSSKDLGKNIRIHHNVFYRTGTNPSIKWVGGIVISGFHNTYIENNVFDGIYHVAIANLYPENYSPNYASTSPYITIARNNIIVNTLKRKKSPSGTGYGVMNYLISNNHKLYMQYNCLYKNAVGNYKNCTSKTDIYVNPLFASQTKHDYHLKSKTGRWNGKTWVKDTVISPCIDAGHPSWGYSQEPKPNGSRINIGRYGNTIYASKSKS from the coding sequence TTGGTAGGTTTTCTTCTTCTTGCAAGTGTTCCTACAGCTTTATGCGCAACTAGCTCATCAATAGTGTACGTTGCGGGGGATGGCACTGGAAAATATAACTGTGATGGAAAAGACGATCATATACAGATAAATCAGGCCCTTAAGTTTGTAGCTGGTAACTCTAAATACACCACTGTCCACCTCAAAGGTCCTTTTACATATGTTATTGACGATACTCTTTTAATCGGTAGTAATACTATTCTTGAAGGGGATTCAAGTGCTGTGATCAAACTTGCTAATAATGCAGGCTGGGTTGCAATGAAACCCTTGATCAAGCAGATGAGTAATTCCGGGAATAATAACATTGTAGTAAGAGGTTTCAAGGTTAATGGAAACCGTAAAGGCAATTCCAAAGTTTCGTTGGGTGGCGGGTACTATAATATGATGTACTTCACTAACTGCAACAATATAAAAGTATACAATATGTATATGTATGATGGTCTCGGCGATGGTCTGAGGGCAAATTCCTGTAAAAACATTCAGTTTTATAACAACAAGATAGACAAACTGGGGCACGATGGCCTGTTTGCTATTCGTAGTCAGTATGTACAGGCCTGGAAAAACAGGATAACCTGCAGGACTAACAGCGGTCTTAGAATCTGGAACTCAAACGGTGTAAGACTCTATGGTAATGTGATTGACTCTTTCTACGACTGGACTGCAGGCGGTCCAGGGATTCAGATAGAAAAAGGCGGGACTGGTACAGGTACTATGGATAATATTAGTATATACAATAATGTTATCCATAACACCTATGGCCCTGGGATCTGGATTTTCAATTATGATACTACTTCTTCTAGTAAAGATCTTGGAAAAAATATTCGTATTCACCATAATGTCTTTTACAGAACAGGCACCAATCCCAGCATTAAATGGGTTGGTGGTATTGTAATTAGTGGATTCCACAATACTTACATTGAAAATAATGTCTTTGATGGCATATATCATGTGGCTATTGCCAATTTGTATCCAGAAAATTATTCTCCAAATTACGCGTCTACATCTCCATACATAACAATTGCCCGCAACAATATAATTGTAAATACCCTGAAACGTAAAAAGAGTCCAAGTGGGACAGGGTATGGTGTGATGAATTATCTTATCAGTAACAACCATAAATTATATATGCAGTATAACTGCCTCTACAAAAACGCAGTAGGAAATTATAAAAATTGCACATCGAAAACTGACATCTATGTAAATCCACTATTTGCGAGCCAGACAAAACATGATTACCATCTGAAGTCAAAAACTGGAAGATGGAATGGAAAAACCTGGGTTAAAGACACAGTAATCTCTCCCTGTATTGATGCCGGACATCCATCGTGGGGTTATTCTCAGGAACCGAAACCCAACGGAAGCAGGATTAATATAGGCAGGTACGGAAATACAATATATG
- a CDS encoding nitroreductase family protein, whose product MPVKGESKVINTILNRRSVREFTDKTVSKEDISIILNSGHWAPSGLNNQPWRFIVIRDRETIQKLSECTHYSGIVAGAPLLIATFLDNETSYNRTKDLEAIGAAVENMLLTCCDLGLGGVWLGEILNQKEKVNSILDCPSDLELMAVLAIGEPVPKERTSTRRALSEIVFNEKYGQKWEE is encoded by the coding sequence ATGCCAGTAAAAGGAGAAAGCAAAGTCATTAACACTATCCTTAACAGACGGAGCGTCCGAGAGTTTACGGACAAAACTGTTAGCAAGGAAGATATCAGCATAATCCTGAACTCAGGGCACTGGGCTCCTTCCGGATTGAATAACCAGCCCTGGCGTTTCATTGTTATTAGGGACCGGGAGACCATCCAGAAACTCTCGGAATGCACGCATTATTCAGGTATCGTGGCAGGAGCTCCTCTGCTTATTGCGACTTTCCTGGACAATGAAACTTCTTATAACAGGACAAAAGACCTCGAAGCAATAGGGGCTGCAGTCGAGAATATGCTCCTCACCTGCTGTGATCTCGGCCTTGGCGGGGTCTGGCTTGGAGAAATCCTTAACCAAAAAGAGAAGGTCAATTCCATTCTTGACTGTCCTTCCGATCTTGAGCTAATGGCAGTTCTTGCAATCGGAGAACCGGTTCCAAAAGAAAGGACTTCAACACGTAGAGCTCTCTCCGAAATAGTGTTTAATGAAAAGTACGGCCAGAAATGGGAAGAGTAA
- the ilvC gene encoding ketol-acid reductoisomerase, translating into MANIIYDNETTFDALKDKTIAIMGYGSQGHAHARNLHESGLNVVVGLRKSSSSWARAENDGLKVMTVAEAAKAADVIMILLPDENQASVYYSEIAPNLEAGNALAFAHGFNIHYNQIVPPKNVDVFMAAPKGPGHIVRRTYTEGIGVPALIAVYQDATGNAREIALSYVKGIGATRAGVYETTFREETETDLFGEQVDLCGGLSSLIKTAFETLVEAGYQPEMAYFETCHEVKLIVDLIYEGGLERMWHSVSNTAEYGGMTVGPRIINDESREAMREALRRIQNGEFAKEFVLEGMVNHPVLKAMERQEKEHQLEVVGKQIRANIPWLNKKIDDD; encoded by the coding sequence ATGGCAAATATAATTTATGATAATGAAACTACTTTTGATGCACTTAAGGACAAAACTATCGCAATAATGGGCTACGGAAGTCAGGGTCACGCTCACGCCCGCAACCTCCATGAGTCAGGGCTTAATGTTGTTGTTGGGCTCAGAAAAAGCAGTTCAAGCTGGGCAAGAGCCGAGAATGACGGCCTGAAGGTCATGACTGTGGCAGAAGCTGCAAAAGCTGCAGATGTTATCATGATCCTCCTTCCGGACGAAAATCAGGCATCTGTTTATTATTCTGAAATCGCACCAAATCTGGAAGCCGGTAACGCACTTGCTTTTGCACACGGTTTTAATATTCACTACAACCAGATTGTCCCCCCGAAAAACGTTGATGTTTTCATGGCTGCTCCCAAGGGCCCTGGTCACATTGTCAGAAGAACCTATACCGAGGGTATCGGGGTCCCGGCTCTGATTGCAGTCTACCAGGATGCAACCGGAAACGCCAGGGAAATTGCTCTTTCATATGTCAAAGGGATCGGTGCAACCAGAGCAGGAGTCTACGAAACTACCTTCCGTGAAGAAACCGAAACCGATCTTTTCGGAGAACAGGTTGACCTTTGCGGAGGACTTTCATCTCTTATCAAGACAGCTTTTGAAACACTTGTTGAGGCAGGATACCAGCCTGAGATGGCTTATTTCGAAACCTGCCATGAAGTTAAGCTCATTGTTGACCTTATCTATGAAGGCGGGCTTGAGAGAATGTGGCATTCCGTTTCCAACACCGCAGAATACGGCGGTATGACAGTCGGCCCCAGGATTATTAATGATGAGTCCCGCGAAGCCATGCGTGAAGCCCTGAGAAGAATCCAGAACGGCGAATTTGCCAAGGAATTCGTGCTCGAAGGCATGGTCAACCACCCCGTACTCAAAGCCATGGAACGCCAGGAAAAGGAACACCAGCTTGAAGTTGTCGGAAAGCAGATCCGTGCAAACATCCCCTGGCTCAACAAGAAGATTGACGATGACTGA
- the ilvN gene encoding acetolactate synthase small subunit: MKHTLAVLVENRSGVLSRVASLFSRRGYNIESLAVGVTEDPKTSRMTIVVDGDDHVLEQVTKQLNKLVDVIKVSDIGGDEAVERELALIKVAADVSARTEIIQIADIFRARIVDVAPKSITVEVTGDEAKIQAIEKLLRQFGIKEMARTGKIALVRGPKKV, encoded by the coding sequence ATGAAACATACACTGGCAGTCCTTGTGGAAAATAGGTCAGGAGTCCTCTCAAGGGTGGCTTCGCTCTTCTCAAGGCGCGGATACAATATCGAGAGCCTGGCTGTTGGAGTCACTGAAGACCCAAAAACCTCCAGAATGACTATAGTAGTTGATGGAGATGACCATGTTCTCGAACAGGTTACTAAACAGCTTAACAAGCTCGTTGATGTGATCAAAGTTTCTGATATCGGGGGAGACGAAGCCGTAGAAAGGGAACTAGCTCTTATTAAAGTTGCAGCTGACGTGAGTGCGAGAACCGAAATTATCCAGATTGCGGATATTTTCAGGGCAAGGATAGTGGACGTAGCTCCTAAATCCATAACTGTCGAAGTAACTGGAGACGAAGCCAAAATCCAGGCAATCGAAAAACTCCTCAGGCAGTTTGGGATTAAGGAAATGGCCAGGACAGGTAAGATTGCTCTGGTCCGCGGCCCAAAGAAGGTTTAA
- a CDS encoding polysaccharide deacetylase family protein codes for MIFCNRTTFFILGYAAEHHPKLIRLIDAAGHEIGTHGGSVAKIIFLYFRL; via the coding sequence ATGATTTTTTGCAACAGAACCACATTTTTTATATTAGGTTATGCTGCTGAACATCACCCCAAACTTATAAGACTTATTGATGCAGCCGGTCATGAAATAGGAACACATGGAGGTTCCGTTGCAAAAATAATTTTTCTGTACTTTAGGCTATAA
- a CDS encoding type II toxin-antitoxin system RelE family toxin, whose product MTFKVFIKAKVLDDLPQSRKKQVAEALKDLKNGFQGGNKCRIEGYKEDVYRLRIGNYRAFYTVDFEENEIVVFDILTQEQAHKKYGRL is encoded by the coding sequence ATGACCTTTAAAGTTTTCATAAAAGCAAAAGTTCTTGATGACCTGCCACAAAGTAGAAAAAAACAAGTTGCTGAAGCTTTAAAAGATCTAAAAAATGGGTTTCAGGGCGGTAATAAGTGCAGAATAGAAGGTTATAAAGAAGATGTGTACCGCCTTCGAATCGGGAATTACAGGGCGTTCTATACCGTTGATTTTGAAGAGAATGAAATTGTTGTTTTTGACATCTTGACACAAGAGCAAGCGCACAAAAAATACGGCCGTCTTTAA